In one Novosphingopyxis iocasae genomic region, the following are encoded:
- a CDS encoding DUF445 domain-containing protein: MAEAQRLAAFRRMRRIATALLILMAGIFFVARALEPMHPAWGYVRAFAEAGMVGGLADWFAVTALFRHPLGLPIPHTAIIPRNKDRIGDTLAAFLRDNFLTPRVVARRLRRIDVAGAAGRFLRHPSSGEGRIRRGASRLIADVVGALDQERLGGMAKGAVRGQLEKMNVAPLLGQMLGAMIARKRHLPVISAGIRWAALTLDDNEHLIRNMVHEKANSIMRWTGLDETLANAIISGLQKLLIDMDADPEHPLRGRVEEGLARLADDLTHDPEMAAKVARMKAELLANPAVADWINGLWEQARRALLSAARDPDAAMAGKLGEMLSQFGQTLQEDPVLKRQINRFARRAITGVTSAYGDNIVRLVSDTVRGWEARTITERVETAVGRDLQYIRINGTLVGGLVGVTIHLVDVLV; this comes from the coding sequence ATGGCCGAGGCGCAGCGCCTCGCCGCCTTCCGGCGTATGCGCCGCATCGCCACCGCGCTACTCATTCTGATGGCGGGCATTTTCTTCGTCGCCCGCGCGCTGGAGCCGATGCACCCCGCCTGGGGCTATGTGCGCGCCTTTGCCGAGGCCGGGATGGTCGGCGGGCTGGCCGACTGGTTCGCGGTTACCGCGCTGTTCCGCCACCCGCTAGGGCTGCCGATCCCGCATACCGCAATCATACCGCGCAACAAGGACCGGATCGGCGATACGCTGGCCGCTTTCCTGCGCGACAATTTCCTCACCCCTCGCGTGGTGGCGCGGCGGCTGCGGCGGATCGACGTTGCGGGCGCGGCGGGGCGTTTTCTACGCCATCCCAGTTCGGGCGAGGGGCGCATCCGCCGCGGCGCGTCCCGCCTGATCGCGGACGTGGTCGGCGCGCTCGATCAGGAACGGCTCGGCGGCATGGCCAAGGGTGCGGTCCGCGGGCAGCTGGAAAAGATGAACGTCGCGCCGCTGCTGGGCCAGATGCTGGGCGCGATGATCGCGCGCAAGCGTCATCTGCCGGTGATCAGCGCGGGCATCCGCTGGGCGGCGCTGACGCTGGACGACAACGAACATCTCATCCGCAATATGGTGCATGAGAAGGCGAATAGCATCATGCGCTGGACGGGGCTGGACGAAACGCTGGCCAACGCCATCATCAGTGGGCTGCAGAAGCTTCTGATCGATATGGACGCCGATCCTGAGCATCCCTTGCGCGGGCGGGTGGAAGAGGGGCTCGCGCGGCTGGCGGACGATCTGACCCACGATCCGGAAATGGCCGCCAAGGTGGCGCGGATGAAGGCGGAACTGCTCGCCAATCCGGCGGTGGCGGACTGGATCAACGGGCTGTGGGAACAGGCCCGCCGGGCGCTCCTGTCGGCGGCGCGTGATCCCGATGCGGCAATGGCGGGCAAGCTGGGCGAGATGCTATCCCAGTTCGGCCAGACATTGCAGGAAGACCCTGTCCTCAAACGGCAGATCAACCGCTTTGCACGCCGTGCGATCACCGGCGTCACCTCTGCTTATGGAGACAATATTGTGCGGCTGGTATCGGACACCGTGCGCGGTTGGGAGGCCCGCACGATCACCGAGCGGGTGGAGACCGCCGTGGGCCGCGATCTGCAATATATCCGCATCAACGGCACGCTGGTCGGCGGCTTGGTGGGCGTGACCATCCATCTGGTGGACGTGCTGGTTTAA